CAAGCCCTTCCGAgccccttcctttccctgcagtgCATCACCAGCCACACGCGGCACCTGAAGATCAATTCATCGCTGCAGATGCCAGATCGGGTGCTGAACTTTATCAAGGACCATTTCCTGATGGACAGCCCGGTGCGCAGCCAgccgctgctgctgcagagccagcgGCGCTACCAGCAGATCGGCGTGCACCGCGCGCCCGGCCTGCACGGCACCTACGACGTCCTCTTCCTGGGCACGGGTGGGTGCAGGCGGGCTGTGCGGGGCAGGCTGTGTGCCCTGCACCCTGGCCCTGCTCAACACAGCCCCTCTGTTTGCAGATGACGGGCGGCTGCACAAGGCCGTGCGGGTGAACCACGGCGTGCACATCATTGAGGAGATCCGCCTCTTCCCTGATGGGCAGCCcattctccagctgctgctggaccagcaccaggcaggagcCGGGGCgaggggggcactgggggctcagcctgcttGGGGCAGGTCCTGATTGTGGGATGGGGGACAGAGACCTGGAAAGGCAGGGGCGTGCAGGAGCCCACCCCACTGACCCCAGCGTGTCCCCTCCCGCAGGGCCTTGTGTACGCAGCCACCTACACAGCAGTGGCCCAGGTGCCCTTTGCCAACTGCAGCCTGTACCGCAGCTGTGGGGAATGTGTGCTGGCACGGGACCCCTTCTGCGCCTGGAGCCAGGGTGCCTGTCGCAGGCTCACCCCACATCCCCTGGCACACCCACAGTAAGTGCTGCACCCTCTGCCATCCCCTccaccccagggcaccccactgccctgcccgccctctgttcccaggctctgggcacaggACATTGAGGATGCCGACACGGAGCGGCTCTGCCAGCCGGCCAACGCCTCCCAGCCCCGTCCCCGcatcctcctgtccccaggtgagctcccgctggtgctgctgtgagtgCGTGTCCCGGGGGATTCCCCAGACTCCTGCTCCACCATTagcagcccctgcccatggctggggtcCCCTCGCTGATGTTCCCATGGGTTCTGTCTGCAGCCTCAGGCTCACCGTGCCAGCAGATCCAGCTCCCTCCCAATGCAGTGCGGCCGCTGCCGTGCCGGCTGCTCTCCAACCTGGCCTCGCGGAGCTGGCTGCACAACGGGGCTCCTGTCAACGCCTCCTACCTGGTGCTGCCCGACGGGGCCCTCATTCTGGTGGGCAGCCCGGAGCGTGCAGGCACCTACGAGTGCTGGTCGCTGGAGGAGGGCTTCCGCAAGCTGATGGCCAGCTACTGCGTGGGCGTGCAAGAGCCAGCCCTCGGGCCAGCAGACCCTGGCAGGAAGGTGGCTGCTGGCCGTGACGCCCTGGAGACGGTCAGCACATCACGGAGCACCTCAGCGGTGGGCAGCGCTGCAGCACGGCTGGACGGCAAGACCTACTGGACCGAGTTCCTGGTGATGTGTGTGCTCTTTGCCGCCGCCGTCCTTGTGCTGGCCTTCTTCGTGCTGCACCGGCACCGTGACGGCATGAAGGCCTTGCTGGAGCCCAGCGATCCCAGCAGGCACCAGAAGCCGCCCCGCAAGCCAGTGGAGAGCCTGCCCCTGAATGGCAGCAGCCTGCCCAGCACGGCTCCTGAGCACAAGGGCTACCAGGCCCTGCAGGACAACTACATTGTCAGTACCCCCGTGCATgagcccccaggacccccacGCACCTTCTCTGAGTCAGAGAAGAGGCCTCTCCACGTCCGTGACAGCTTTGTGGAGGTGTCTCCTGCCTGCCAAAGACCCCGGGTGCGCCTGGGCTCCGAGATCCAGGACTCGGTGGTGTGACGGGGACGAGAGCCGAGCCCTCACTCAccactgcctctgctctgctgagcctcACTGGACCATGCACCACTGCCAGGGTCCGTgttgtctgtgtgtgcatgccCAGAGCCTGGCACTCACTCTCTGCGGCAGCGCCCACCAGCCAGTGGGGCCTAGAGCCTGGCGGGCTCCCTGGCATCACCTCGGTACTTGTGGATGTGAGGGGTGCCTGATGCCctccagggccctgcaggaCGGCTCCAGCCCGGcgtccctgctgcagggatggacacGGCTCCTGGCTCAGGCTGCTGGTGCCAGGCCCTGACTCCCTCTATGCAGAGGGCAGGAGGGGGCGGCTGCAGACCCCTCGTGCCCCAACTCACTGTGACGTCCCGCTGGGGACCCAGGGCCACGCGTGCGGCTGGGCAGCGCCAGCCCCGCGGCACgtgctgtgtgtctgtgcttgGTTCGTTTTTAATATGTGGAAAATGTGAATTGTGTCCGGGGAAGGGGAGCTGGGAACAGCTTTCCCTGCGCTGGGTGGGCAGGAACACCCCCCACGGCCCCACGTGCGTGTGTGGAAACGTCTCTTGTTTTTATATAAAGTCCTTCAGACACGTGTGTGCGGCAGGGCTCAGTGCCTTCCTAGGCCAGAACCATCCCAGCTGGCCCCGTGGAGAGCAGCCACATCTGGCTCTCACTGCAGTCAGAGGCAGATCTGCCCACGCCTCcagagggggcagagggctgtgctggccatcAGCTCTGTGGAGTCCCCTCCTCATGTGCTTGGCTGAGCACTGGGCCAGGGCACGCggggccctgcagggacagtggcggtgtccctgtgacctgctggcagccctgggctgtcctggggctgtgcctgaggCCCGTGCCGTGGcagtgtggggcagggaggCCCTGTGGTGGGGGAGTGCAGAGCGATGGGGTGATGCCATCCTGGCACCATGAGAAACAGGAGAGAGCAGAGGTGACCAGGAGTAAGAAAATTTggggcctggggctgggaggaaggcagcccccagcaggagAGAGGCTGTGACAGCTCCCTTCCCAGGACCACAGTGTTGTGCTGCATGTGGGACCCACTGCCCACGCAGGGAGCATCAGGTCCTTGTCCCCaccccaccctgctctgggctggccctgcacacCTCGCCAGCAGGACCTGACTCCGTGGTGGCTGAGGGCGAGGCCTGGGATTGCAGCCAGTGCTGGTTTTGAGCCCTCACACAACTGGGAAGCACCGGCAGTGCCAGCACCGGGCTGGGGGAAGTGGTGAGCTCCACAGAGATGGCGTGTCCAGGCAGGATTCCCCCGAGGGACCAGCACTGCCTTGCTTGCTCCCAGCTGGACCTGTGCACTGAACTTCCTGCACAGCCTGTTCTGGGACATCAAAAAAGCCACTGGAGGCGTTGGCTGGTGAGCTGCCAagagacacagccctggggctgtaGGGGCACGGGCAGATACTGTCAGCACCGTGGGGCAGCGAGCtggaagggctggcagtgccaggagcaggagccaccGTGTGAGAAACAGCCACGCCAGAGCCCCGAGAGCCATCAGCTGCTTTGCCCCAGTACGGGGCTCTGCGGGGCCAGCCGGACCCACAGCagtcctggcagggcagagaggaTCCTGAGCAAGGACAAAGGAccgtgctgctctgctgcccacagTGACAGTGCCACTCGCTGCCCAGGGCTCCCCTCAGTGCCCCAGCCTGAGCACTGAGCACAGAAGGACCCCAGTGTGgaggggggagggaaggaggtggCCCTGGAAGGGCTGTGGTGGAGCAGGACGTGGAGCCGTCCCCTGCAGTGGCGGCTGGCGGCAGGCAgagagggctggcaggagcccaTGTCCCCAACACCCTGGTGGCACCCGTCCCGCAGCCAGACAAAGGCAGCAAAGAGCAAGGGTGAAACCAGAGCCCTTTAATTGTGTCCTCACAGGGACTGGGGGAGGAAgaggccagggcagcagagcagctgctgtgctggagccagaaGAGGGCAAAGACAgaatgggaggaggaggaggaggaggaggagtgcaggctctgagcacagccgtggggggacagctctgctctggggaggcACCTGTACAGTGACTCCTGGGTGACTGCTCAGAGAAAGCACCCCCATTTAGGCTATTGCTTGTGGAAAATGATCCACTTTTTGGTTATTGCTCAGAGGACCACGCTCAGTTATTGCTCAGAGAAATGGATCCACGTGGCAGCAGGCAGGCCCCCAGAAATACAGCAGAGGCAGAAGAGGCTGGCAGGGgaggcagctccctgcctgctgctggaaggCACAAGGTAGGAATTGGTCCTgagggcagagaggggctgtgctggtgcagagtggccccaggcaggagcagagctgcccttggAATGCATAGGGATTCAAATTCTAATGCTAAGACAGCAGAAGGGCCGCAGGAGAGGCAGATTCCTGGGACTCCCTGCTGCCAAGCAGGCACctgagaggggagcaggagggttCCTGCCCAAGGCATTGCAGCACAGCCGGGCCACTGAGGGGCCAGATCTGTGCTCCCTGAAAGAGGAAATGGCTGAGcccacagagagctgcaggaactggagcagtgctggaggagctggaggagtgCTGCTGGACAGCCAGAGGCTCACAGGACAATCTTGAAGGAGCTGCAAGAGATATGACAGGATCTGCACCTGCTTGCTAGGTGACACAAAGGCTTTACAAGCACCCGGCGCTGCAGGGACCAGAATCCCCGTGTGGgagaggctctgcagagccagcaggggaTGCAGAGCTCTCTGCCATTACAGCACACttggcacagggcagccctgccctcctgcaccacagctctgccccagtgCAAGCTGAGCAATGATGAaccccagccaggctctggggaCCCCCACCTGGCGAAGTCGGGGGAGCGGGAGACAACGTGCTGGAACTCGGCAAGGTTGATGGTGCCGTCCTTGTCGATGTCGGACTCCTCCAGGATCtgtggggaaggggagcagtgagctctgtgcctggggctctgcagtgcccgtgccctggctgggagcccTCACATTTTGGATGAGCTGGTCCATCTCTGCGCTGCTCAGCCGGGACCCCTCGCCTTGCCCTGTCAGGCAGTTCACCAGTTGCTCCAGGTCCTTCCTGTCCAGAATCCCATCATTATCAAAGTCTGTGGGGACAGACAAGGTAGGTTTTGGGAGGCCCACAGTGACCCCAGGGGGTCACAGACACCAGCACTGCGCCCCTCCGTGCACCTCACCATGCCAAACCAGCTGTTCTCACAGGGAGTTCCTAAAGCCACCATCCCCATGGGTGCTCCAAGGGCACTTCCAGCCCTCCTGAACATCAATTCATCACCCTGCTCCCGCTTCCTCAAGGTGCAGCGGTCCCAGAACACAGCACCTGTCCCCAGCCTTACCAAAGATGCGGAAGGCATAGTAGGATTTGATGTCAGAGGTGGCAGAATCGCTGAAGACACTCAGCATATCAAGGAAGTCTTCAAAGGACATGCTGCCATCCTCGGTCTCTGAGGTTGAGAACACGTGGCAGATGCGCTGCTGGAAGGGGTTTGCCTGTGGACACAGGAAtggctcaggcagggctgggccctgctggcccCATCAGGAACAccttggctgtggctgcaggtaAGCAGGTGCCCCGCTCTGCCACTGCTCCATCACCCACAGCATGGTGATGTCTGTCCTGCGCGCCTCCCGGGGTGCAGCCCCGTGCAGCAGGGATAAGCAGGGtcccctgtggcacagcaggaacCCCCAGGATCCTGCACAGCAGGGACCCTTGGGATCCtccatggcacagcagggatcCCTGGGATCGTCAGTTGCTCGGTGAGGACAGGGAAGCTCGCTATTGGCACAGCGAGGCCGTGCTGGGTGCACGGGCCCTAACCCGGAGCAGCAGTGTCCCATGTGTGCCAGGCACCATACCCGCAGCTCAGGCAGCGTCAGGATCTGGCTCTTGGGGACCTGCACCGAGCAGGcgttctccctctcctcctttggCAGCAGTTCACTGAACCTCTTGTAGGCACTTTAGGAGGCAAGAAAGAGAGCGGCTCTGTGGTCCGAGCAGGTGGCAGCACCATGGTGCCCATCCGGCACCGGCCGCGCTCCCCGGGGCGGGCTGGCCCGTTCCCACCGCTCCTGCCGGCTctgccgggccgggctcccaccctgctcccggggcagggagaggggccgGTCCGGCTGCTGCCCACCCGGCTCCGGGACTGCCGGAGGGTCACCGGGacggccccagccccagccccgggtCAGGGCGTCACCGGCAGCACCCGCGGACCTTGGCCCCGTCACAGCCGGCTCGTAGGGAGTACCACCGGCACCGCCCGGCTCAGCGGGGCGGAACGGGAGCTCTCCGTGCCCCGCGGCAGAGGCTGAAGCCCTGCGGGACCGGGCTGGCAGGCGGGGGGGCACTCACGGCGGTACTTACAGCAAGATCTCCTGCTTGCTCAGGAACGTCAGCTCCTGCGGGGACAGCACGGCTCAGCACCGGCACCGGGGCCCGAGGCAGGGCACCCCAGCGGGGCCCTGCAGCCGGCCCTGTGCCCCGGTGCCGGTACCTGGTACTCGCTCAGTAAGTCCCGCGGGATCAGACTGGCCGAGCCGCCCATGGCGCCGCTTCCCTGCGCCTTCtccgcccgccgccgctgcccgccccggGCGGGGCAAACGCGCACGTaccgccggccccgcccgcccggcaCAAGGCGAGCTGCCGGCCCCGCCACCGCGGAGATGGCGGCCACGGCGGGAGGGGAGCCGGGCGAACCGAGCCCCGAGGAGTTCGTGTACAGCGAGGAGGACTTCGTGCTGCAGGCAGCCGGCTGGGGCGACCCGGGCTCCGCGCCCTCCCGGTTCGACCGGGTGCTGCTGGCGGGCTGGAGCGACCGTATGGAGCGGGGACTGTTCCGGTACCGGCTGGGAGCGCTGCCCACCCGCGTCCTGCCCGGCGCCGTGCGCCTCGTGGCGCAGCTGAACGAGCAGCGCAGCGCGGAGCGCCGCCCGCCGCAGCCCGTCCGCAGCCTCCGCGACCCCTTCGACCCCGCCGCCTTCAACTTCACCCGGCTGCGCCCCGCCGAGCTGCTGTTCCGCCTGCGCCGCGCCGGCGGCCCGGAGCCGCTGCTGGTGGCGATCAACGCCAGCCCGCTGGAGCGGGGAcacgtgctgctgctgccggagCCGGCGCGGCGGCTGCCGCAGGCGCTGACGGCCCCGGCGCTGCGCGGGGCGCTGGAGGCGGCGCTGCTCAGCGCCCACCCCGGCTTCCGCGTGGGCTTCAACGGGCTGGGCGGCGGCGCCTCGGTGAACCACCTGCACCTGCACGGGCTCTACCTGGACCGCCCGCTGCCGCTGGAGGAGGCGCCGGCCGAGCCGCTGGGGCCGCGCCTGGCGCTGCTCCGCGCCGGACCGGCCCCCGCCTTCCTCTTCTTCGCCGCCGGCCCCACGGCGCTAGAGCCGGTGTCGCGGGCCGTGTGCCGGGCGGCCGAGCACCTGGGCGCTGCCGGGCTGGCCTGCAACGTGCTGGCCACGCGGGGCGACCCgccggcggggcccgggggcGGCCGCGGGCTGCGGGTGCTGCTGTGGGCGCGCCGGCCGCTCTTCGGCCCCAAGGCGGGCGAGCCCTTCGCCGTGGCGTTGTGCGAGCTGGcggggctgctgccgctgcccgccgAGCCGCTCTACCGGGACATCACCGAGGAGCAGGCCCTGAGCGCCATCCGCCAGCACCTGCTGCCCGAGCCCGAACTGCTGCATCTGGGCGGGGAGCTGGCGCGGCTGCTGGAGCGGTGATGGCACGGACAGCGGCCGGAGCGCTGAGCCGGTGGCACGGACAGCAGCCGGAGCGCTGAACCGGAGGCACGAGCAGCGGCCGAAGCGCTGAACCGGAGGCACGGGCGGTGGCCGGGGCGCTGAACCGGGGGTACGGACCGCGGCCGGAGCGCTGAGCCGGTAGCACGGACAGCGGCCGGAGCGCTGAACCGGGGGAACGGACAGCGGCTGGGCCGCTGCAGAGCTGAGCGCACCGGGACCGACAGGGGGCGCTGCGGGTGGAGGACACGGAAGTGGCTGTCACGTGGCCGCGCGAGGCCGCTCTGGCCGCATGCCCGGCTCTATGGTGCGGTCGCCATGGGAACGCGGCGGAGCCGGGAGCGGTGtgatggcggcggcgggcggcggcggccggggcagcgtgggcccgggcccggccccggaAACCCCTCCGAGTGAGGAGGCGCCCATCGCCGCAGCCCCCCGGTACCGTCCCGCTGCTCCCGCCGGACCCGAGGCGCGGAGGAAGCGCAGGCGAGTGCGGGACCGCAGCCCCCGGCAGGGTCCGGCTGGAGCCCGTCCGGCCGCTCCCAGCGGCGCCTCCCGCTGCCTCACTCGCGCTCGGTcccggccccagcccagccGTGGCACAGTGCCCAGGCGGTGCCCGGCGCTCCCCAGCCCCCGGGGGCCGGTGCGGGGTCCCGCTGACCCAAAATAAATAGTGTTCCCTGGAAGTGCCGGGAGGATCCCCTGTGTGACACAGTCGGGCACGGCTCcgtgcccaggagcagccagcccgCCTCCT
The sequence above is a segment of the Molothrus aeneus isolate 106 chromosome 13, BPBGC_Maene_1.0, whole genome shotgun sequence genome. Coding sequences within it:
- the SEMA4B gene encoding semaphorin-4B translates to MAARPVLPVLAALLLSAAPEPVPRVSLPYDSAERVVRRFEAPGVSNYTALLLSPDGGTLYLGARELLLTLNTSNFQPSSPVRRLLWSADEEKKRQCVFKGKDPQRDCHNYIKLLLQLNSTHLYTCGTCAFSPACAYINVQHFSLERDASGKVVLEDGKGRCPFDPEYRSTAVMVDGELYAGTVSNFQGNEPTISRSQESRIALKTENSLNWLQDPAFVGSAYLRESLPAGNPEGDDDKVYFFFSETGKEFDYFENTIVSRIARVCKGDQGGERVLQRRWTTFLKAQLLCSHPEDGFPFNVLQDIFVLTPGELRWRETLFYGVFTSQWNKGGLGSSAVCAFPMRSVQRAFGGLYKEVNRETQQWYTDTSPVPEPRPGMCITSHTRHLKINSSLQMPDRVLNFIKDHFLMDSPVRSQPLLLQSQRRYQQIGVHRAPGLHGTYDVLFLGTDDGRLHKAVRVNHGVHIIEEIRLFPDGQPILQLLLDQHQGLVYAATYTAVAQVPFANCSLYRSCGECVLARDPFCAWSQGACRRLTPHPLAHPQLWAQDIEDADTERLCQPANASQPRPRILLSPASGSPCQQIQLPPNAVRPLPCRLLSNLASRSWLHNGAPVNASYLVLPDGALILVGSPERAGTYECWSLEEGFRKLMASYCVGVQEPALGPADPGRKVAAGRDALETVSTSRSTSAVGSAAARLDGKTYWTEFLVMCVLFAAAVLVLAFFVLHRHRDGMKALLEPSDPSRHQKPPRKPVESLPLNGSSLPSTAPEHKGYQALQDNYIVSTPVHEPPGPPRTFSESEKRPLHVRDSFVEVSPACQRPRVRLGSEIQDSVV
- the CIB1 gene encoding calcium and integrin-binding protein 1, with amino-acid sequence MGGSASLIPRDLLSEYQELTFLSKQEILLAYKRFSELLPKEERENACSVQVPKSQILTLPELRANPFQQRICHVFSTSETEDGSMSFEDFLDMLSVFSDSATSDIKSYYAFRIFDFDNDGILDRKDLEQLVNCLTGQGEGSRLSSAEMDQLIQNILEESDIDKDGTINLAEFQHVVSRSPDFASSFKIVL
- the GDPGP1 gene encoding GDP-D-glucose phosphorylase 1, which translates into the protein MAATAGGEPGEPSPEEFVYSEEDFVLQAAGWGDPGSAPSRFDRVLLAGWSDRMERGLFRYRLGALPTRVLPGAVRLVAQLNEQRSAERRPPQPVRSLRDPFDPAAFNFTRLRPAELLFRLRRAGGPEPLLVAINASPLERGHVLLLPEPARRLPQALTAPALRGALEAALLSAHPGFRVGFNGLGGGASVNHLHLHGLYLDRPLPLEEAPAEPLGPRLALLRAGPAPAFLFFAAGPTALEPVSRAVCRAAEHLGAAGLACNVLATRGDPPAGPGGGRGLRVLLWARRPLFGPKAGEPFAVALCELAGLLPLPAEPLYRDITEEQALSAIRQHLLPEPELLHLGGELARLLER